The Streptomyces puniciscabiei genomic interval CCATCCGGTGGATCGCGCAGGAGAAGCAGTCGAAGACGTGCACCGCGCCCTGTGCGTGGACCTCGAAGGTCATCCCGTAGTCATTGCCGCAAACTTCGCATTTCGCCATGCGCCACAGGGTGGGCCGTCACCCGGCGCACGGGCGAGCGGGCGCCGGGTGAGTCGTACGGCAACCACCCGTTCGTACGATTTCCTGCTGGTTCGTCATGTCGTTCCGTGCCGTCACGCGTCGGCGGGCTCGACATCCCGCAGCAGTTGCCCGAATGCGGCCTCGTCGACGATCGGCGTGCCGAACTGCCGCGCCCTGGCCACCTTGGACGTGCCCGAGTCGGGGTCGTTGGTCACCAGCAGGCTGGTCAGCCGGGAGATGCTGGACGCCACATGCAGACCGGCCTCGGTGGCCCGGTCCTCCAGCAGTTCGCGGTCGACGGAGGTGTCCCCGGAGAACGCCACCCTCATGCCCTGTTTGAGTGGTTTGCCGTCTTCATAGCGGCCGGGGTTGGGATAGGGGCATGCGGGCCTTTTGCGGGAGGGGCGCCATGTGGTCTGCCGGTAGCCGCCGTAGTCCCCGTACCCACCGCCGGACGACTGCCGGGGCACCGGGCGGTCCGACCACTCCGTCAGTGGCCGGCACTCCAGCAGCGGCAGCCGCACGCCGCCCGCCGCCGCGGCCCGAAGGCTCGGCCGGAACGCCTCCGCCAGCACACGCGCGTCGTCCAGCGCGTGGTGCGCCCGCTGCTGTACGACGCCGTAGTGCGCCGCCAGCGACTCCAGTTTGAAGTTCGGCAGCGGCAGCCCCAGCTCCTTCGACAGCGCGATGGTGCACAGCCGCTGACGGACCGGCGCCTCGCGCTTCGCGCGCGCGTACTCCCGCGCGATCATCTGCCAGTCGAAGACGGCGTTGTGCGCGACCAGCACCCTGCCGTCCAGGCGGGCCGCGAACTCCTCGGCGATGTCCGCGAAGAGCGGCGCCCCTTCGAGCACCTCGCTCGTCAGACCGTGTATCCACACCG includes:
- a CDS encoding DEDDh family exonuclease is translated as MLEDRATAVSSPTQWPAAYPKGYAVVDVETTGLARDDRIISAAVYRLDGRGEVEDHWYTLVNPERDPGPVWIHGLTSEVLEGAPLFADIAEEFAARLDGRVLVAHNAVFDWQMIAREYARAKREAPVRQRLCTIALSKELGLPLPNFKLESLAAHYGVVQQRAHHALDDARVLAEAFRPSLRAAAAGGVRLPLLECRPLTEWSDRPVPRQSSGGGYGDYGGYRQTTWRPSRKRPACPYPNPGRYEDGKPLKQGMRVAFSGDTSVDRELLEDRATEAGLHVASSISRLTSLLVTNDPDSGTSKVARARQFGTPIVDEAAFGQLLRDVEPADA